The genomic interval AACTTAGCACTCTTCAAAAATTTAGATGCACCCATTTTAGCAGGAATATCTAGAAAATCTATGCTGTATAAAACCTTAGATATTTCTGCACAAGAAGCTCTTAACGCGACTACTTCTGCCAATACTATTGCATTATTAAGTGGCGCTAACATATTACGTGTTCATGACGTGAAAGAAGCTATGGAAGCAATTAAAATTGTTGAGCAGCTAAAATAATATTTAGTATTTTTACGCAAACATCAAACTTTTAATGTTAGACTTTATAGAATTTTCTTTTTTGGATGTACTAGATATTTTATTAGTAGCCATTCTACTCTATTATATTTATAAGCTTTTAAAAGGTACCGTTGCCATTAATATTTTTATTGGAATAGCACTTATTTTTATTATCTGGAAAACAACACAGGTACTTAAAATGGAAATGCTAAGCGGAATATTAGGTTACCTACTTTCTGGAGGTGTAATTGCTTTAATTATTGTATTCCAACAAGAAATTAGGAAATTCTTATTAATGATTGGTACCACAAATTTTTCTACTAAAAGAAATTTTTTAAAACAGCTAAAATTCTTAAAATCAGAAATTAGTTCAGAAATCGATAGTGATACAATAGTAGATTCTTGTAGAAAACTGTCTAAATCAAAAACTGGTGCTTTAGTTGTTATTGAACGTACAAATAGTTTAGATTTTTTAATTAATACTGGTGATAAAATGAATGCGTTGGTAAACGATGCAATCTTACAAAGTATCTTTTTTAAAAATAGCCCGTTACACGATGGAGCCACTATTATTAGAGATAATTATGTGGTAGCAACACGAGTTGTTTTACCGATTTCTGACAGCACAAAAATTCCTGCAAGATTTGGATTAAGACATAGAGCTGCAATTGGTGTAACTGAAAAAACAGATGCTGTTTGTTTACTAGTGTCAGAAGAAACAGGAGAAATATCGTATATAAAAGATGGAGAGTTTGAATTATATGCAGATTATAACGAACTCAGCGAAAAACTTAGAAGTGATTTATCTTCATAAAAAATGCGCTCATAGAGCGCATTTTTTTATCATTTTAAAAGACTTCAACTTATTTAGCTGGTGCCATTTTAGATTGAATAGCACTCATAACTCCTTTAAATTTAGATGCATCATCAGCACTTAAAGAACCTAATAAATCTTTTCCTTTAGCTGCTAATTGAATTCCTTTTTTAGCTAAAGAAGCATTTTTAAGTACATCGCCTTTTGCAGCAATATAATCATTAGCATACGAAGCATAATTCTGTAAATGCTTAGTTACCTCAGCATTTTCGAAATTAGGAATTGATACACCTGCTAAAGCAGACTCAACTTTCTCTACAACCGTTTTAGCAGCTTCCTTAACTTCTGTAACAGCTTCTTTGGTTACTTCTTTCGCTTCAGTTACAACTTCTGTCGCTGCTTCCTTAGCTTCTTTTTTCTCACTTTTACAACCAGTAACTAATAACGCTCCAACTGCAAACACAGATAAAATTAATTTTTTCATTTTTTTGATTTTTATGTTATATGATTTACACAAAGTTAACGGAATAATGGTGACTTACCAAATTAACTACGAAGCTATTTCTAAACTAAACTGCTTGTCGTACAGGTTTTTATAATATCCATCAACTTTTTCTAGTAGTTCTTGATGACTTCCTTCTTCCACAATCAATCCATCATCCATCACAATAATCTTATCTGCTTTTTTTATTGTAGCTAATCTATGTGCGATAACAATAGAAGTTCTCCCTTTAGTAATTGTATCTGTTGCATATTGAATCATTTGTTCTGCATGAGAATCTACAGACGATGTGGCTTCATCTAAAATTAAAATACTTGGTTTACTTACATACGCTCTTAAAAAAGCAATTAATTGCCTTTGACCCGAAGATAACATTGCTCCACGTTCTTTCACATTATAGTGATAGTTCTTTGGTAGCGACATTATAAAATCGTGAATACCAATTTTCTTTGCGGCGTCTTGTACTTCCTCTAAAGTTATAGTTGGATTTTTTAAAGTGATATTATTTAGGATTGAATCTGAAAACAAAAATACATCTTGCAAAACAATAGCAATTTGCTCTCTTAAAGATGCAAGTTCATAATCTTCTACTTTAGTTCCATCAACAGAAATAGTTCCACTATCAATTTCATAAAAACGATTTATTAGATTAATAATAGTCGATTTTCCTGCCCCAGTAGCTCCAACAATGGCAACAGTTTGTCCTTTTTTAACTTCTAAAGAAATCCCTTTTAAAACCTCTTCATTTTTTATATAACTAAAACGCACATCTTTAAAACTGATATCTCCTTGTAAATTTTGCGCAATAACAGTTCCTTTATTTTCAATATTACTCTCTGTATCAATCACTTTAAAAACGCGTTCACCGGCAACGATACCCATTTGTAATTGATTAAATTTATCGGCAATTTGACGCAAAGGTCTAAACAACATTTGAGACATTCTTACAAAAGCAATAATTCCTCCAACTGTTGCTGCTTCTCCGGCAATAACCTGTAAACCACCATACCAAACAATTAAACCGATGGCTATTGATGATAAAATTTCTGCAATAGGAAAGAAAAAAGAGTAATACCAAATAGTTTTTATATAGGCTTTTTTATGCTTGTTATTGATTTCTTTAAAATTCTGATATTCAATTTTTTCTCTATTAAATAACTGAACTATTTTCATACCAGTAACACGTTCTTGCACAAATCCATTTAAGTTAGCAACCTCATCTCTAACTTGTTGAAATGTTCCTTTTATGGCAACTTGAAAAATTTTGGTTGCGTAAATTAAAATAGGTAGAACGGTAAGCGCAATTAAGGTAAGTTTCCAGTTCATAAAGAACATCACACAAATTACTACTAACATTTTTAAAATATCACTTACAATATTAAAAACACCATTCGTAAAAAATGCTGAAATAGTTTCTAAATCAGAAACTACTCTAGTTACTAATTTACCTACCGAAGTAGTATCGAAATACCCCATTTTAAAATGTAATATTTTCCTAAATGTTTTTGCTCTAATATCTCTAACAATATGTTGTCCAACCCAACTAGAATAATATGTAAACAACAGTTGAAAAACAAATTCTGTTAATGTAAGCGCAAACAAAATTTTCATATAATACATCAGTGTATTAACGTCTTTTGTATCTACAAAACTATTGATGGTTTTTGACAGTATATAGGGATTTATTGCAGAAACTAAGGATAATAAAATAGCAGAAGATGATGCCACAAAAAAGATCAATCGATATCTTTTTGCAAAACTCATTAGTCTTGAAAAAATCTTTACATCAAATGCCTTACCTGTTATTTTTTTGCTCATTATTATTCCTTAATGTAATCGTATGAAACCTTTGCTAAAAATAATCCTTTTGCAGGAACTGACAATCCAGCGTTAGATCTATTTTTACTTTCAATTATTTTCCTAAATTCCTCTACTGTTGTTTTTCCTAAACCTACATCTACTAAAGTCCCTACAATTGCTCTAACCATATTTCTTAAAAATCGATTTGCAGAAATATAAAACCTCAAATCTTTTCCATCTAATTTCCAAACTGCATTTGTAACTGTACAATTGTATGTATAGACTTCTGTTTTAACTTTAGAAAAACACTGAAAATCTTCGTATTCTAATAAAAGTGAAGCCGCTTTATTCATCAGCTCAATATTTAATAGCTGTGAATGTATTTGCCATGAAAAGTCTAAGTTAAACGGACTCCTACCCAACCAAATTTTATACTCATAGCTTCGTTGTGTAGCGTCAAATCTAGCATGTGCATCATCAGTAACTAAAAACACTTTAGAAACTACAATATCTTCTGGCAACATTGAATTTAACTTAAAACTAAAATTATCTTCAATTTTAGTTTCTACATCAAAATGTGCAAAAAGTTGTTTTGCATGTACACCAGCATCTGTTCTTCCTGCACCAACGACATCAATTTCTGTTCTTAAAATAGTACTTAATACTGTATTTAATTTTTCTTGTACAGAAGTTGCATCTGGTTGTTTTTGCCAACCGTGATAATTTTTTCCGTGATAAGAAAATTCTATAAAATACCTCAAAAAAAGTGCGCTTTAGTAAACAGTAAAATTACGGATTTTATTTTGTTATTAGTACTTTCGTTCTGTGAAGAAAATCTTATTACTTTCCGATACTCATAGTTTTATTGATGATCAAATTTTAAAGTTTGTAAAACAAGCTGATGAAGTTTGGCATGCTGGCGATATTGGAGATTTAAAGGTAACCGATACTATTAAAAAACTAAAACCCCTACGTGCCGTTTATGGAAATATTGACGGAGCAGACGCTCGTTCAGAATTTCCTTTGGATAATAAATTTGACCTTGAATGTGTTTCTGTTTGGATAACACATATCGGTGGCTATCCAAATAAATACAATCCTAGAGTTAGAGAAGCATTACAAAAAGAATCTCCCAAACTCTTTATTTGTGGGCATTCTCATATTTTAAAAGTTCAGTTTGATAAAAAACTAAATTTATTACATATAAATCCTGGTGCAGCTGGTAATCATGGATTTCATAAAGTAAGAACCATGGTTCGTTTCACTATAGATAAGGGTGAAATAAAAAACTTGGAAGTTATAGAACTAGCTACAAGAGGTTAATAGGTTCTCTTTCAATTATTGGTACATCTATAGTTACTTTAGTACCATTTTTATTATTTGAATCTATAAAGAATTCACCCTTCATTACTTGCACCCGTGCATCGACTTGGTTAATACCTAAACCATTTTTTTTAATAATATTTTTCTTATTAAAACCAATACCATTATCTGTAACATCTATAAATAACCGATTGTCCCTTTCTTCTAAATGAATTGTTGCTTTGGTAGCTTTACTATGCTTTAAGATATTATTGAACAGTTCTTGTATAATGTTATAGGTTTTAATTTCAAAACCTTCATTATATCGTTGTATATTTTTAATAGAAGTTTTAAAAGTAATTTCAGAATTAGAGTATTTATCGGCAATATCATTTACAGCATAACGCAAACCAAATTTCAATAAAATTGACGAAACCAATGTATGTGATAAATCTCTAATTTTTTTAGAAGCCTCTGAAATAATAACTTGTGTTTTATCTATCTCTTCCGGAGTTTGTCCGTTAAAGTGTTTTTTGGTAGCTTGTAAATGCATACTTGCAGAAGATAACAATGCACTTACATTATCATGTAAGGTTTCAGAAATCAATTTACGTTCTTCAGATTTACCATCTAGTGTAGCATTCAACACTCGAATTTGAGAATCTGAACGCAATTTTTCTATTTTTCTTTTCTGTATTAACTCTTTTTGAGCCAATTCTAAGCCTAGATTCTTTTGTTTAAGCTTATAGGTTTTAAGGAAATATAATAAAGTAAGGATTAATAATGTTGCTATTGCTCCAACAACCCAAAAAGTTTGTTGTGCTTTAAGGCGCTTAGTTTCTTCTTGTTGTACTCCAAGCAATTTCCCTATTTCAAAATTCTTTTCGGCACTAATTTTTTCTACAAATTTCCTCAGTTCATTTTCTCCAAGTTTATCACTAATATCATATGATTTTTGCTGATATTCATATGCTTTAAAATCTTCTAACTTATACATTGCATATGCCAAATTAAAATACAAATCTGCTTTATATCTGTCTATTTTTAAGCCTTTAACATTTTCAATAAATTTTAAAGCTTTCAAAGTAGTTTGCTTTGATCTTTTTAAATCTTTTTTAAATAAATATATGTTTGCTAAATTTCCATAGGCGCCTGCTAAATCATAAAAATTATTTGTGAAATTTTTTTCAATATCTATTGAAATATTAGCATAATTTTCAGCTTTTACAAAAAGACTATCGTGTAAATGTAAATTCGACAAATTGCTATATGCTTTAGATTTTAACTTTAGAACAGTATTTTTTAATGAACCCGAGTTTATAACTCTATTATAATAATGAACTGCACTATCTTTAAAAAAAGTGATACTATCATTATTTTCAAGCAACCTATGATAAGCAACTCCTATTTTAAAGTTGTTTTCTACAATTTTAAAATTATCATGCAAACTTGTTATACCTTCTTTTAAACTAACATTATTTTCATCAATAGAAAACAGCATTAAACTTTTCTTAAAATACTTTACAGCTTTTTTATATGATTTTGTTTGATACCATATTTTAGCTAACAAATAATTTGCTGAAGCATATATATTTTTTTCTTGTTTATCCTTAGCATCATGTAAAACTTCTGTTGCTATTTCTATTGACTTTTCATATTTTTTTTCATTAAATAAGCTATCAGCCTTTTCATATTTTTTTATTAAAACACTATCAATATTTTGTCCATACATGTAAACAACTAAAGAAGTTTTGTTGATTAACAAAACTTCTTTAGTTGTTTTAGAATTAACTTTTACACAAAAAATTATTGTATAAAAAAATATTATTATTTTTATTATGCTCTTCAAATACTTTATAAGTTAATCTCTTATTATAGCTCTCGGAACTCTAGATGTTGTACTTGAAGCAATTCTTGACGAACTACTTCCATAGTGATTAACAAAAGTGATCAACAAATCTTCTCCATCTTCTTTAACAAAATTCTCTGAAAAATTCTTTCCATTTCCTTTTCCTTTACGCAAATGTATTTCATATTCATTTGTATCAGCGTTATAAATGGTATTTACATCAATTTTCTCTTTAACTTTAAAATCTAAAGTATATACATTATCTGCATTACCTTCTATACTATATTCTTTTAAATATTTATTGCCATTATCAACTCTTGCGTTTGTAGCCAATTTAATATTATCATCTATAATAGTGAAATTATGAGCTCTTTTATTGGTTCTTGTATCAACAAAACCTATTTTTAATCCTTCACCATCTAACTCTACGTTTCTGTTATAAGATGTTTTAGTTGTATTCTTAGTCGAATATAAGTAAATTTCGTTAGTTTTTGTATCTGTATTCTTAACTAATTCTGCTCTTGTATTATTAGAAACACCGTAATCTATAGAGTATGCACCTGATGCATCTCTTTTTACTCTAAATGATTTAAGTGAATTTTCTTCTGCTGTTAGATCTTCAGTTAACGTTTCAGTAGTACATGATGTGAATCCTACAACTAGTAGTATAGCTAGTACTTTAATTTTTAAAAATTTCATGAGTTTAGTTTTGTAAGGGATTATTGAGGGATTTGTTTTTGAATTT from Lutibacter sp. Hel_I_33_5 carries:
- a CDS encoding ATP-binding protein — translated: MLINKTSLVVYMYGQNIDSVLIKKYEKADSLFNEKKYEKSIEIATEVLHDAKDKQEKNIYASANYLLAKIWYQTKSYKKAVKYFKKSLMLFSIDENNVSLKEGITSLHDNFKIVENNFKIGVAYHRLLENNDSITFFKDSAVHYYNRVINSGSLKNTVLKLKSKAYSNLSNLHLHDSLFVKAENYANISIDIEKNFTNNFYDLAGAYGNLANIYLFKKDLKRSKQTTLKALKFIENVKGLKIDRYKADLYFNLAYAMYKLEDFKAYEYQQKSYDISDKLGENELRKFVEKISAEKNFEIGKLLGVQQEETKRLKAQQTFWVVGAIATLLILTLLYFLKTYKLKQKNLGLELAQKELIQKRKIEKLRSDSQIRVLNATLDGKSEERKLISETLHDNVSALLSSASMHLQATKKHFNGQTPEEIDKTQVIISEASKKIRDLSHTLVSSILLKFGLRYAVNDIADKYSNSEITFKTSIKNIQRYNEGFEIKTYNIIQELFNNILKHSKATKATIHLEERDNRLFIDVTDNGIGFNKKNIIKKNGLGINQVDARVQVMKGEFFIDSNNKNGTKVTIDVPIIEREPINLL
- the cdaA gene encoding diadenylate cyclase CdaA, translating into MLDFIEFSFLDVLDILLVAILLYYIYKLLKGTVAINIFIGIALIFIIWKTTQVLKMEMLSGILGYLLSGGVIALIIVFQQEIRKFLLMIGTTNFSTKRNFLKQLKFLKSEISSEIDSDTIVDSCRKLSKSKTGALVVIERTNSLDFLINTGDKMNALVNDAILQSIFFKNSPLHDGATIIRDNYVVATRVVLPISDSTKIPARFGLRHRAAIGVTEKTDAVCLLVSEETGEISYIKDGEFELYADYNELSEKLRSDLSS
- a CDS encoding ABC transporter ATP-binding protein; translation: MSKKITGKAFDVKIFSRLMSFAKRYRLIFFVASSSAILLSLVSAINPYILSKTINSFVDTKDVNTLMYYMKILFALTLTEFVFQLLFTYYSSWVGQHIVRDIRAKTFRKILHFKMGYFDTTSVGKLVTRVVSDLETISAFFTNGVFNIVSDILKMLVVICVMFFMNWKLTLIALTVLPILIYATKIFQVAIKGTFQQVRDEVANLNGFVQERVTGMKIVQLFNREKIEYQNFKEINNKHKKAYIKTIWYYSFFFPIAEILSSIAIGLIVWYGGLQVIAGEAATVGGIIAFVRMSQMLFRPLRQIADKFNQLQMGIVAGERVFKVIDTESNIENKGTVIAQNLQGDISFKDVRFSYIKNEEVLKGISLEVKKGQTVAIVGATGAGKSTIINLINRFYEIDSGTISVDGTKVEDYELASLREQIAIVLQDVFLFSDSILNNITLKNPTITLEEVQDAAKKIGIHDFIMSLPKNYHYNVKERGAMLSSGQRQLIAFLRAYVSKPSILILDEATSSVDSHAEQMIQYATDTITKGRTSIVIAHRLATIKKADKIIVMDDGLIVEEGSHQELLEKVDGYYKNLYDKQFSLEIAS
- a CDS encoding metallophosphoesterase encodes the protein MKKILLLSDTHSFIDDQILKFVKQADEVWHAGDIGDLKVTDTIKKLKPLRAVYGNIDGADARSEFPLDNKFDLECVSVWITHIGGYPNKYNPRVREALQKESPKLFICGHSHILKVQFDKKLNLLHINPGAAGNHGFHKVRTMVRFTIDKGEIKNLEVIELATRG
- the truA gene encoding tRNA pseudouridine(38-40) synthase TruA, coding for MRYFIEFSYHGKNYHGWQKQPDATSVQEKLNTVLSTILRTEIDVVGAGRTDAGVHAKQLFAHFDVETKIEDNFSFKLNSMLPEDIVVSKVFLVTDDAHARFDATQRSYEYKIWLGRSPFNLDFSWQIHSQLLNIELMNKAASLLLEYEDFQCFSKVKTEVYTYNCTVTNAVWKLDGKDLRFYISANRFLRNMVRAIVGTLVDVGLGKTTVEEFRKIIESKNRSNAGLSVPAKGLFLAKVSYDYIKE